In the genome of Acaryochloris sp. CCMEE 5410, the window TAACTCCGATATAATGCATAATTAGAGAATGCCAAGAAAACTATATCTCGAACCCCATTTTTAGCCTGACGAGCTGAAGTCTCATTACCGAGCCAGCCAAGACCCAGTAGAATCGCGCCGCTGGCATCTACTATGGCTCGTCAGTGAGCAAACAACGCTAACTCAAGCAGCCCAAGTGGTCGGTCTCAACTACGATTACGCTCGAGAAATCGTCAGGGAGTATAACCACAATGGCGCCCATGGGTTACGCAACCGACGCAAAGATAAGCGACCTCATCAATCTCGCAGTCTTCTGACTCAAGACCAATGTGCACAATTGTTGACTCGTCTACAAACCCCACCCGCCGACGGTGGTCTATGGAACGGCCCCAAAGTAGCCCAGGTCATCGCTCAGATGACAGGAGTCGATAAGGTTTGGCCCCAACGCGGTTGGGACTATCTCAAGCGATTGGAGCAGTCCCTGCAATGCCCACGTCCTCACCACCGTAAAGGTGAACCAGAGGCCCAAGCCGCTTTAAGAAACTGCCTGAGTACAAAGCAGAATTGGAGCGACGCTACCCTAATGCTCAGGTCGAAGTTTGGTCCTTGGATGAACATCGTTTAGGCCTTAAACCCATTATTCGAAAGATTTGGGCGCCTGTGGGTCAGCGTCCAATTGCTGAGGTGGACCATCGCTATGAATGGACCTATCTGTATGGATTCGTTCATCCCGCAACTGGCAATACCGAATGGTTCATTCTGCCTCGGGTCAATGGAGAATGGTTTAATCAAGCCCTACAAAGCTTTGCTCAGCAAGTTGGAGCGGGAAAGCACAAACAGATTCTTCTCGTTCTGGATGGAGCCGGATGGCATACCTGTAAGAATCGGGTGGTGCCACCTGGCATTCATCTGAAGGTTTTACCCCCCTATTCTCCAGAACTACAGCCCGCTGAACGGTTGTGGCGGCTAGCGGATGAACCACTGGCCAATCGGTGTTTTGAGACCCTGGAAGACCTCGAAGATGTTCTCGAACAGCGCTGTCGAACTTTAATGACAATGCAATCAGACATTCAAGCTCTCACTCACTACCATTGGTGGCCAGCTTGACAGATAAGATATTTCGGGGGTTAATGAGTCGGATTTGGTATCAGAAGAAATCTGACGGCGATAATAAAGGGTATCAAAGGTCTCACTGAAGGTTTGGTGACAGTGGGGGCAACGGTAACGTTGGCTGCCTTTACTGGTTTTACCGTGTTTGTGAGACTTAGGATGACCACATAGAGGACATTGCATCAGAAGATAGGATAACTCAACTCCCTATAGGTTTAACAAACCCACACTTTTTTGATGCACGACCCTCACATTCACTCAAACGCGAACGTTATACTTCTAACCAGGGCATGCAGAGGGACGCTACGCAGCACCCGAACCTTCGGGCTCGATACGAGATTTCTCGTGCGCCCCTGATGCTGCCCCGTTAGGCGAACATGGCAGAGCATCTGATCCGACAGGCGGTCCCCGACGACATCTCGATCTTATGCGACCTCGATCAAATCGCACGCAGTAGTTCCGACCGAAGGGACTTCATCCAAGATGCTGTGCAAAATAGTCGCGCTTGGGTCGTCGAGATTTGCGATCGCATTATCGGTTACGGAGTCATTTCCCATCAGGGTTGTTTTACGTTACTCCTAGAAAAAATAGGATGGTTCTACTGACCAACAGTAGAGAGACCGATGAGCCATCTAATCGATACTTTGAAGCAAGTCCCGGATTTCCGCAGTGCCCATGGCCGTATTCATCCGTTATGGCTGCTGTTGCTATTGATGGTGATGGGCATGCTTGCTGGATATCAAGGGTACCGTCCGTTAGAAACCTTTGTGAGCGATTATCGCCAGCCTTTAAGTGAGCTATTGGGGCTTGAGAGCCTCGAAGTTCCGTCTCACTGTACCTTTCGTCGAGTGATGAAGGGGCTTGACTTCCAAGCGTTGAGCCACCAATTTGAAGCATGGATGCTCTCGAAAGCCCAGACTCACTCTCCCGATAATTATGCAGCCTCCATTGATGGCAAACGGATTCGTCAGGGGCTGACAGATGCCAAGGGGAAGCAGCGTTTTGTAGGGTTGGTGAGTTTATTTGCGGTGGAAGCAGGCATCACCCTCAAGCTCGAAGCCCTCACTCAGGAGGATAATAGCGAAATCAAAGTCGTGCAGGCACTGTTGGAAACCCTTCAACTCGATGGCTTGCTGATTACCATGGATGCCTTACACGCCCAAAAAACACTTGAGAAGATTGTGGCCTCGGGTAACGACTATCTTGTGGCGGTCAAATCCAATCAGGGAAGACTTTACGACCACCTCCAGACTTACTTTGAGTGTCTTAAACCCATGGCTGAGCACATCCACTCCGCCCAAAGTAGAGGACGAGATGAACATCGGTGTATACAGGTTTATGAGCCTGTCGGCATAGCCTTACAGGAATGGGAGGCAATTCGCTCTGTGCTTTGTGTCCAACGATGGGGCACTCGCAAAGGAAAGGAGTATCACAATACGGCCTATTACATCAGTTCAGCTGCCACCTCACCCCAGCATTGGCAATCTCTGGTCCGAGAACATTGGGGCATTGAAAATCGGTTGCATTGGCCGAAGGATGTTGTTTTGGCGAAGATGATTATCGACTCGAAGATGAACAAGCACTGCTCAATTGGTCAGTGCTTAGAACTATTGGGATTAATATCCTGCGGCTAAACGACTATCAATCCCTCAAAACCGCGATGACTAAGCTGGCTAATCGGGTCGATATTATTTTTTCGCTGCTAACTTAAAACAGCCCTGCATTTCCCATAGATTCTTTGGCCGCTCTTTCATTGATCTCATCTACATCGCAGAACCGCTGCGCTCATCCGGGTACGGACCCAAATTGTTAACCTTCCTTGAAGGCCAATCGCAATCGAACGATCTATTCACCTCGACCAACACATCCAACTCGCACATGCAGCATGTCCTTGAGAAACTAGGTTACGAACGCTCAGGAGTCATCCATAATCTTGATCCAGGCGACCCAGAGATCGTGTATGTCAAACGTTTGGTGCGCGCCTAACAAGGAAGTGCTCGAACGATTGGAGCCACCCGATATCAGGGAAATTGTTACTTGTTCAGAGCGCTCTGTACTATTTGCTATGACAGCTAAACTTGAACACACCGCCCATCTTATCAATCAATCTCAGGCAGGAGATCTTGAAGGAATAAAGAAACCCCTGAATAAAGAAAGGGAGTTCATCAACCTATCCGTTTCCTGGCAACTCAACCTTCCCAAGGCACAGCAATACAGTCAACAAATAGGTTATCCGATTGCCAAAGACCTTATTCTTCAGGGAAGTCTAATGGCTTAGTCGCAGGTACTCCTGATCCATACCATGCGATCAATAGCCAAACCAATCCAAAACATGCTGCAATACCTGAACTCACTCCTGAAGGAATCTGAACTTTTCAGGATTTTTTCTGCTGGCTATTTCGAAGATAGTGAATTCAACAAAGCACAGCAGTGCACCAATAACCCGCAGAACCTAAAGGAGAATCAACCATGCTGACATTCTTATTCATTCAAATCATGAGTACCTGGGCTATTTGTTTCGTCTTCGGATTTTATTTTGCCTTGGAAGCTGTTAATGCAGACTAAGGCAGCCCTGCGCACCTCAATGAACCAATGAAGCAAGTTCTGATGTTAATTACAAGCAGCCTGAAAAATCTTAAATTGACAGGATACATTCTCAAACGGTTCTTTCTAAAGCTCATTCACCCATCTTTGCCTCCAACAATATTGAAGATCCATAAACCACAAGTCTGATCTGTGAACTAATTCCATACCAGTGCCCATTTGAACGAGAAATCTATTTCCAGAGCCATAAATTATTCCAGCTTGCCTTACTCGGCAAGTTCAACCCAGCTGAGGGTGAAGTAATTATGTTGAGATTCCAACTACTTTCCTATTTAGCCAATCAGTGTAGCAAGGATATTAATCGATACATCTACTAATCAGCCACGATCCCTGAATAGAATCAGTGTATAACACCATGAATCTAAATCTTTAGTGGCCCAAACAGGAATAAAGCATATTACCTTAAGATCTTGCAAAGGAAAAAATCAATTAAATACCTGATAACTAAAAACTGTATTTTAAAATACGTTCCTAATAAAAGATTTTGCTTTTTCTGGAGATATAGTAAATATTTTCTTGCCATATTTACATCTCGATATTGTTAGTTTAAGCTTGAAAACATTATCCTCAGATAATCAGTTAGGACAAAAAATATGGTTTATGTCGCACTGGAATGGGACCATAAAGTTGGACATCCACCTATTCAGTGGCTAGTGGTAGAGTGCTCTAGCCTTGGGGAAAAATTTGGTGGACCACAAGCCTTACCACCCAGAAGGGATGTGGCTTATTTTGTGGACGAAGAAACGGCCCAAGAAGATGCTCGGATGTTTGCGGACTACAAAAATACGATCAACTCTGATGATCCGTCTCTCGTCAAGCGATATTCAGAGTTATTGCATAAACAAGCGAATCTTCACCGTCATGTCCCATTTGCCTGGGATCATGACATGTTTAAGGGGTTGATTCGCTGGGCAGTTCTCGAATGGGGAAAACCGGGTAGAGAAGATATGGCCTATTTTCTTGATCCAAAAATTGCCCAAGAAGATGCTAAGGCATTCAGCATTTTACGAGATAGAAGACTTTACTCTTCTGAAGAACAAATTCGTAAACTGTATGCAACGACTCATAAAGTTGCCGAACGTACTATTCATCCTGTCCATAGCTAACCAAAACCCTCTTTGGGCTGCCTTGAACTTCTAATCATTCAGACATGGCTGTGAGAGATCTACTTGGGAGCATGTCACTTTTGCAAGCTAGTATTTATACTCATCTCAGAAATCCTTGCTAGCCTTGCTTTCAGACACCAAATTTTTAATTCTAAATTTTGTGCATCTGCAAAGGTGACATGCTCCCGATCTACTTGAGCCATGAAATGACTTTTTTAAAGTTAGAGGCAGCCTCATTTTTTGAAGGCAATGGCTCTCAATAATATTGCGTCCAATATTGTTGAAAATTTGGTTTGCATTCTTTTATAAAAGACTATATTAATAGCCGGATTTTTATGCATCTATAGGTCATGCCTCACTGTTCAAACGTCTTGGCACTGGTCTACTAACAGGGCACATACCTAAACCCTTTATTGGTGAGGAGTTCTAGTGTGCTCAACGGACGAGAACAAAATCCCATCTCCATTGCTGGTGTGGTCTGCTTACTGAGCCCCCAATGGGGTCTAACCCAGTTATGAATCAGGCGTTGTACATCTA includes:
- a CDS encoding IS630 family transposase; protein product: MERRYPNAQVEVWSLDEHRLGLKPIIRKIWAPVGQRPIAEVDHRYEWTYLYGFVHPATGNTEWFILPRVNGEWFNQALQSFAQQVGAGKHKQILLVLDGAGWHTCKNRVVPPGIHLKVLPPYSPELQPAERLWRLADEPLANRCFETLEDLEDVLEQRCRTLMTMQSDIQALTHYHWWPA
- a CDS encoding ISAs1 family transposase (programmed frameshift) gives rise to the protein MSHLIDTLKQVPDFRSAHGRIHPLWLLLLLMVMGMLAGYQGYRPLETFVSDYRQPLSELLGLESLEVPSHCTFRRVMKGLDFQALSHQFEAWMLSKAQTHSPDNYAASIDGKRIRQGLTDAKGKQRFVGLVSLFAVEAGITLKLEALTQEDNSEIKVVQALLETLQLDGLLITMDALHAQKTLEKIVASGNDYLVAVKSNQGRLYDHLQTYFECLKPMAEHIHSAQSRGRDEHRCIQVYEPVGIALQEWEAIRSVLCVQRWGTRKGKEYHNTAYYISSAATSPQHWQSLVREHWGIENRLHWPKDVGFGEDDYRLEDEQALLNWSVLRTIGINILRLNDYQSLKTAMTKLANRVDIIFSLLT
- a CDS encoding GNAT family N-acetyltransferase, yielding MDLIYIAEPLRSSGYGPKLLTFLEGQSQSNDLFTSTNTSNSHMQHVLEKLGYERSGVIHNLDPGDPEIVYVKRLVRA
- a CDS encoding Mo-dependent nitrogenase C-terminal domain-containing protein, producing MYFQSHKLFQLALLGKFNPAEGEVIMLRFQLLSYLANQCSKDINRYIY